Proteins co-encoded in one Chitinophagales bacterium genomic window:
- a CDS encoding helix-turn-helix domain-containing protein, with amino-acid sequence MNPIKLISLQELSNNDLVSHKLLYTHQSKENKESWVTPFTPYRSSYYAFALCIRGHATFQVNLQEFKIVKGSLIFVKNNDIKQWFHRSEDYETYTILFEKEAILNAVGNQVFEQDFDFFNKGIVVSLTQTQQKKLKTQFEQFGKLYATFSKFQNQQLAHYLAIMLYSTAELTVNQEQSYKTSRSKQITNDFIKLASKYVINERNLDFYSQQIGLSKKHLSETIKSELNKTASQILGEYLLLEAKVMLNETTLTIEEIAFHLNFNDSSAFNKFFKRHTGLTPKSYRN; translated from the coding sequence ATGAATCCAATTAAACTCATAAGCCTGCAAGAATTATCAAATAATGATTTAGTCAGTCATAAATTATTATACACACATCAATCTAAGGAGAATAAAGAAAGTTGGGTAACACCTTTTACACCCTACCGCAGTTCTTATTATGCCTTTGCTTTGTGTATTCGAGGACATGCTACCTTTCAGGTAAATCTTCAAGAATTCAAGATAGTCAAAGGATCACTAATTTTTGTGAAGAATAACGATATAAAGCAATGGTTTCATAGAAGTGAAGATTATGAAACCTATACCATATTATTTGAAAAAGAAGCGATTCTGAACGCTGTAGGTAATCAGGTATTCGAGCAAGACTTTGATTTTTTCAACAAAGGAATTGTCGTTAGTCTCACTCAGACACAACAAAAAAAACTCAAAACCCAATTTGAACAATTTGGTAAACTATATGCAACTTTTAGCAAGTTTCAAAATCAACAACTTGCACATTATTTAGCCATAATGCTCTATTCTACCGCCGAATTAACGGTTAATCAAGAGCAATCCTATAAAACGAGTCGTTCAAAACAGATTACCAATGATTTCATCAAATTGGCCAGCAAATATGTCATCAATGAACGTAACTTGGACTTTTATAGCCAACAAATTGGACTTTCTAAAAAGCATCTGTCCGAAACAATAAAGTCAGAACTAAACAAAACAGCTTCTCAAATTTTAGGTGAATATCTCCTGTTAGAAGCAAAAGTAATGCTTAATGAAACAACTCTTACCATTGAAGAAATCGCCTTTCATTTAAACTTTAATGATTCCAGTGCTTTTAATAAATTTTTTAAGCGACATACTGGGCTTACTCCAAAAAGCTACAGAAATTAA
- a CDS encoding nuclear transport factor 2 family protein, protein MISQKDYFEIQNLAARYAITTDNADVDGFMNCWVSPEEFGGYESGPFGSMKTWQELRNFETHHVGDGGMANGKRHQVTNLIIEPVSETEVHVTHDLIVLEVAEIPAVIASGRYNKSLVVKTDNGWKFKSRNLDVDSGFFKLMEQWKGQGVDVKH, encoded by the coding sequence ATGATTTCACAAAAAGATTATTTCGAGATTCAAAATTTAGCTGCTCGATATGCAATCACCACCGACAATGCTGATGTAGATGGATTCATGAACTGTTGGGTATCCCCCGAAGAATTCGGAGGCTACGAGAGCGGGCCTTTCGGAAGTATGAAAACATGGCAAGAGCTAAGGAACTTTGAGACACACCATGTTGGAGATGGGGGAATGGCTAACGGAAAGCGTCACCAAGTCACGAATCTAATAATCGAACCTGTTTCAGAAACAGAAGTCCACGTTACACATGATCTAATAGTTTTGGAAGTTGCCGAAATCCCTGCTGTCATTGCATCTGGAAGATATAACAAAAGTTTAGTTGTTAAAACTGACAATGGATGGAAGTTTAAGTCCCGAAACTTAGATGTAGATAGTGGATTTTTTAAACTCATGGAGCAGTGGAAAGGACAAGGAGTTGACGTAAAACATTAA
- a CDS encoding peptide chain release factor 3, giving the protein MSLKAEINKRRTFAIISHPDAGKTTLTEKLLLFGGAIQVAGAVKSNKIKKSATSDFMEIERQRGISVATSVMAFEYEDKLINILDTPGHKDFAEDTYRTLTAVDSVILVIDCVKGVEQQTERLMEVCRMRKTPVIVFINKMDRVGKDPYDLLDELEDKLSIHVHPMSWPINMGTDFKGVYKLDDKSLRLFRGGTQKLVEEEDTVAIEDLNDAILEKIVGTRDAEQLREDVELIEGVYGDLDIEAYRKADVAPVFFGSAVNNFGVKELLNTFIRIAPSPQPRPTTVREVKASEKKFSGFVFKIHANIDPRHRDRIAFLRVCSGIFERNTFYKNVRLDKKMRFSNPTSFMAQKKSTIDEAYPGDVVGLYDSGNFKIGDTLTEGEEFMFKGIPSFSPEIFKELVNMNPMKTKQLYKGVKQLTEEGVAQLFKTVTTNRRVIGTVGELQFDVIKYRLEHEYGASCDFHPITLYKACWVTSKDKDKLAEFAKRKENYMAVDKDKNLVYLAQSQWMLETEQKNYPDISFHFTSEFKTEEV; this is encoded by the coding sequence ATGAGTTTAAAAGCTGAAATCAACAAACGCCGAACCTTTGCCATCATTAGTCACCCAGATGCTGGAAAGACGACCTTGACCGAAAAATTGCTGCTTTTTGGGGGGGCGATACAAGTCGCTGGGGCTGTGAAATCGAACAAAATCAAAAAAAGTGCGACTTCTGACTTTATGGAAATCGAACGCCAAAGGGGAATTTCGGTGGCGACTTCGGTGATGGCCTTTGAATACGAAGACAAGTTAATCAACATCTTGGATACGCCTGGTCACAAAGACTTTGCGGAGGATACTTACCGCACATTGACGGCTGTGGACAGTGTTATTTTGGTGATTGACTGTGTGAAAGGTGTTGAGCAACAAACCGAAAGGTTGATGGAGGTATGTAGAATGAGGAAAACACCCGTCATTGTTTTTATCAATAAAATGGATAGGGTAGGTAAAGACCCGTATGATTTACTGGATGAATTGGAGGATAAACTCAGTATTCATGTGCATCCCATGAGTTGGCCCATCAATATGGGAACGGACTTCAAAGGGGTTTATAAACTGGATGACAAGAGTTTGCGTTTGTTTCGGGGCGGCACACAAAAATTGGTGGAGGAAGAGGATACTGTGGCTATTGAAGATTTGAACGATGCCATTTTGGAGAAAATAGTCGGTACTCGGGATGCCGAACAGTTGCGAGAAGATGTAGAATTGATTGAAGGGGTATATGGAGATTTGGATATTGAGGCCTACCGAAAAGCAGACGTTGCCCCTGTGTTTTTTGGAAGTGCAGTGAATAATTTTGGAGTGAAAGAGTTGTTAAATACCTTTATACGCATTGCGCCATCTCCTCAACCGAGACCAACGACGGTGAGAGAAGTGAAGGCTTCTGAAAAGAAATTCAGTGGATTTGTGTTTAAGATCCACGCCAATATTGACCCCCGACACCGTGATCGCATTGCGTTTTTGCGGGTATGTTCAGGCATTTTTGAGCGCAATACTTTTTACAAAAACGTGCGCTTGGACAAAAAAATGCGCTTTAGCAATCCGACGAGTTTTATGGCGCAGAAAAAAAGCACGATTGACGAGGCTTATCCAGGGGATGTAGTGGGTTTGTACGATTCGGGCAACTTCAAAATTGGGGACACTTTGACCGAAGGCGAGGAGTTTATGTTCAAAGGGATTCCGAGCTTTTCACCCGAAATTTTTAAGGAGTTGGTCAACATGAATCCTATGAAAACGAAACAGTTGTATAAAGGTGTTAAGCAATTGACCGAGGAGGGCGTAGCACAGTTGTTTAAAACCGTGACAACGAATCGGCGGGTCATTGGTACGGTAGGAGAGCTGCAATTTGATGTGATTAAATACCGCCTCGAACATGAATACGGTGCATCTTGTGATTTTCACCCCATTACACTCTACAAAGCTTGTTGGGTTACTTCAAAAGACAAAGATAAACTGGCAGAATTTGCCAAACGAAAGGAAAACTACATGGCTGTGGACAAAGACAAAAATTTGGTCTATTTGGCTCAATCTCAATGGATGCTCGAAACCGAACAAAAGAACTACCCCGATATTAGTTTTCATTTTACATCGGAGTTTAAGACGGAGGAGGTTTAG